A portion of the Calothrix sp. 336/3 genome contains these proteins:
- the murG gene encoding undecaprenyldiphospho-muramoylpentapeptide beta-N-acetylglucosaminyltransferase: protein MVNAPIKLLVAASGTGGHLFPAIALAEQLPDYQIEWLGVPNRLETQLVPQQYRLNTISVEGFQKGFGISSVLTLGKLIGSILQVRKLLKTGGFQGVFTTGGYIAAPAVIAARSLGLPVIFHESNALPGKVTRFFSGWCDVVALGFAIAAKYLPQAKTIYTSTPVRSQFLAPGVESTLDLAIPPDAPLIVVFGGSQGAVAVNKLVRQAAPVWFEAGAYLVHLTGESDPEAQTLQHPQYICLPFYNNMAALLRRANLAISRSGAGSLTELAICGTPAILIPYPFAAEDHQTYNAEVFTSVGAALMFQQSELTAEKLQGTVLHLLQSPTELQAMAEKAQAIALPDSAEKLAHLVRDILSGNLS from the coding sequence ATGGTAAACGCTCCGATTAAGTTATTAGTGGCGGCAAGTGGTACGGGTGGACATCTTTTTCCGGCGATCGCCCTAGCGGAACAATTGCCAGATTATCAAATTGAATGGCTAGGTGTCCCGAATCGGTTGGAAACACAGCTAGTTCCCCAACAGTATAGATTGAATACGATTAGTGTAGAAGGATTTCAAAAAGGTTTTGGTATTTCTTCTGTTTTGACTTTAGGAAAATTAATCGGTTCCATCCTTCAGGTACGGAAGCTGTTGAAAACAGGTGGCTTTCAGGGAGTTTTTACTACGGGGGGTTATATTGCAGCTCCTGCTGTGATTGCTGCGCGTTCCCTGGGTTTACCAGTGATTTTCCACGAATCTAATGCCCTACCTGGTAAAGTGACTCGCTTTTTCAGTGGTTGGTGTGATGTCGTAGCCCTCGGATTTGCCATTGCTGCCAAGTATTTGCCCCAAGCCAAAACAATTTATACAAGTACTCCCGTGCGATCGCAGTTTCTTGCCCCAGGAGTCGAGTCAACCCTAGATTTAGCAATTCCTCCTGACGCTCCATTAATTGTGGTTTTCGGTGGTAGTCAAGGTGCTGTGGCGGTGAATAAGTTAGTCCGACAAGCCGCTCCGGTATGGTTTGAGGCGGGTGCTTATCTAGTTCATCTCACAGGAGAAAGTGATCCAGAAGCACAAACTCTCCAACATCCTCAGTATATTTGTCTGCCTTTCTATAACAATATGGCAGCATTATTACGGAGAGCGAATCTTGCCATTAGTCGTTCCGGTGCAGGTAGTTTAACGGAATTGGCAATCTGTGGCACTCCAGCAATTTTAATACCCTATCCCTTTGCGGCAGAAGACCATCAAACCTACAATGCAGAAGTGTTTACCTCCGTCGGTGCTGCATTGATGTTTCAGCAGTCGGAGTTGACAGCAGAAAAGCTACAAGGGACAGTTTTGCATTTGTTGCAATCTCCCACAGAATTACAAGCTATGGCAGAGAAAGCTCAGGCGATCGCCCTCCCCGATAGCGCCGAAAAACTTGCTCATTTAGTAAGGGATATTCTCAGTGGTAATCTGAGTTAA
- a CDS encoding exopolysaccharide biosynthesis protein yields the protein MATNFHSHNSPLRFSQDIKLLLQRVSEQPLTLGDILSETSERGFSLVMVLLVLPFLFPMPPGLTGPFGGACLVLSLQMLLGRRSPWLPKRIANYQFPRTFAQVILQNLRSVTRIIEKIARPRMTRIAENPYVWQFNGLCISWLTLLLILPIPLTNPIPTIGILLLSVATIESDGLLMCISYIFTAMTTALFGFIFYALLLAPSLLPGIFH from the coding sequence GTGGCTACCAATTTTCATTCTCATAATTCTCCCTTAAGATTTTCTCAAGATATTAAGTTACTATTACAACGCGTATCTGAACAGCCATTGACCTTAGGAGATATTCTCAGTGAAACCTCGGAACGCGGGTTTAGTTTGGTCATGGTACTGTTAGTTTTACCATTTTTGTTTCCCATGCCACCGGGTTTAACAGGACCCTTTGGTGGTGCTTGCTTAGTGTTATCTTTACAGATGCTCCTAGGTCGGCGATCGCCATGGTTACCTAAAAGAATTGCCAACTATCAATTCCCCCGCACTTTTGCCCAAGTAATTCTGCAAAATCTCCGCAGTGTCACCAGAATTATTGAAAAAATTGCTCGCCCACGGATGACTAGAATTGCTGAAAATCCCTATGTTTGGCAATTCAATGGTTTATGTATTTCCTGGCTAACTTTATTATTAATTTTGCCCATTCCCCTAACTAACCCCATACCAACCATTGGTATCTTACTTCTATCCGTCGCCACAATTGAATCAGATGGTTTATTAATGTGCATTAGCTATATATTTACAGCTATGACCACTGCGTTATTTGGCTTTATTTTCTACGCTTTGTTGCTAGCTCCTAGTTTACTACCTGGGATATTCCACTAG
- the trxA gene encoding thioredoxin: MSTVTYIQEEEFDLLLTPDSGVLVFDFTATWCGPCKMIAPLMDKLAEEYLGRIKVAKIDLDQNKTLGKRLGIRSIPAVMIYKDGNLMETIVGVAPYERFTTAITNLL; the protein is encoded by the coding sequence ATGTCAACAGTTACATACATTCAAGAAGAAGAATTTGACTTGCTTTTGACCCCTGACAGTGGAGTACTTGTGTTTGACTTTACAGCGACTTGGTGTGGTCCTTGTAAAATGATTGCTCCTTTAATGGACAAATTAGCTGAAGAATATCTAGGTCGTATTAAAGTAGCCAAAATAGACCTTGACCAAAATAAAACCCTAGGCAAAAGGCTGGGTATTCGTAGTATTCCAGCAGTGATGATTTATAAAGATGGTAATTTGATGGAGACAATTGTAGGAGTCGCCCCCTACGAAAGATTCACCACCGCTATCACAAATCTACTTTAG
- a CDS encoding glycosyltransferase family 4 protein, producing the protein MRILIYSYNYYPEPIGIAPLMTELAEGLVKRGHQVRVITAMPNYPERQIYENYRGKLFQTEYKNGVEIRRSYVWIRPQPNLFDRLMLETSFIFTSFMPALAGWRPDVILSTSPSLPVCLPASLLGWLHGCPVVLNLQDILPDAAIHVGLLKNKLLISLFTALEKFAYHSANKISVIADGFVDNLLGKKVPANKIVQIPNWVDVNFIRPMSKENNAFRQVNNLENKFVVLYSGNIALTQGLETVVKAASQLRHLPDIVFVIVGEAKGLERLQEECQKCGADNVLLLPFQPREKLPEMLAAADVGLVVQKKNVISFNMPSKIQVLLASGRAIIASVPDSGTAARAIRQSGGGVVVPPEEPNALAQAISHLYEHPEKVKTLGYNSRQFASEQYAFEQALNHYESLFEQIMLERSSPIDSPVVSKQEV; encoded by the coding sequence ATGCGGATTTTAATTTACTCTTACAACTACTATCCTGAGCCCATAGGGATTGCCCCCTTAATGACAGAATTGGCAGAGGGACTAGTAAAACGCGGGCACCAAGTGCGAGTGATCACAGCTATGCCCAACTATCCAGAAAGGCAAATCTATGAAAACTATCGAGGCAAACTCTTTCAGACCGAATATAAAAATGGTGTAGAAATCAGACGTAGCTACGTGTGGATTCGTCCTCAACCTAATCTTTTTGACCGTTTAATGTTGGAGACGAGTTTCATCTTCACCAGCTTTATGCCAGCCCTAGCTGGTTGGCGACCTGATGTGATTCTTTCCACATCACCCTCTTTACCAGTTTGTTTACCTGCGTCTCTCCTCGGATGGCTGCATGGTTGCCCTGTGGTATTAAATTTGCAGGATATTCTTCCCGACGCAGCAATTCACGTCGGTTTGCTGAAAAATAAATTACTGATTAGTTTGTTCACAGCTTTAGAAAAATTTGCGTACCATTCCGCAAACAAAATCAGTGTGATTGCTGATGGGTTCGTAGATAATCTTCTAGGTAAGAAAGTTCCAGCAAACAAAATCGTGCAAATTCCCAACTGGGTGGATGTAAATTTTATCCGCCCCATGAGCAAGGAAAATAATGCTTTTCGTCAAGTAAATAATTTAGAAAATAAATTTGTTGTTTTATATTCAGGGAATATTGCTCTTACCCAAGGCTTGGAAACAGTTGTGAAGGCTGCGAGTCAATTACGTCATCTTCCAGATATTGTTTTTGTGATTGTTGGTGAAGCCAAGGGTTTAGAAAGATTACAAGAAGAATGTCAAAAATGCGGTGCAGATAATGTTTTATTACTACCGTTCCAACCACGAGAAAAGTTACCAGAAATGTTAGCAGCAGCTGATGTCGGTTTGGTAGTGCAAAAGAAAAATGTTATTTCCTTTAATATGCCTTCCAAAATTCAGGTACTGTTGGCAAGTGGTCGAGCAATTATTGCCTCCGTACCAGATAGTGGAACTGCTGCTAGGGCAATTAGACAAAGTGGTGGTGGTGTAGTCGTGCCACCAGAAGAACCTAATGCTTTGGCTCAAGCAATTTCACACCTATATGAACATCCTGAAAAGGTGAAAACTTTAGGATACAATAGTCGCCAATTTGCTAGTGAACAATATGCTTTTGAACAAGCGTTGAATCATTATGAATCTCTGTTTGAACAAATCATGCTGGAGCGCAGTTCACCCATTGATTCACCTGTGGTTTCTAAGCAGGAAGTTTAA
- a CDS encoding anti-sigma factor antagonist (This anti-anti-sigma factor, or anti-sigma factor antagonist, belongs to a family that includes characterized members SpoIIAA, RsbV, RsfA, and RsfB.) → MATKVQGFMTSQPQEVDFPVMFSNDMAIVQVAARLSVLEAVTFKQTCQNLTQGNSLPKKIIVDFHQTTFMDSSGLGALVSNLKTAQEKNIEFVLQNVTPQVMAVLNLTGLDQVFPIESTEDTPISSNRQEQLPTTHPSIRSWMKRLIDIVGSIVGLLITSILFVPIAIAITIDDPGPILFAQTRCGWMGKNFRIWKFRSMYRDAEARKAELAAKNQVEGAFFKIDNDPRITKIGSFLRRTSLDELPQFWNVLKGEMSLVGTRPPTPDEVARYEVPEWQRLDVKPGMTGEWQVNGRSSVRKFEDVIRLDLQYQKNWSLVYDLKLIFKTVAILFNKNSGAM, encoded by the coding sequence ATGGCAACCAAAGTGCAGGGCTTCATGACTAGCCAACCCCAAGAGGTAGATTTTCCAGTTATGTTTTCCAACGACATGGCGATCGTACAGGTAGCAGCACGTCTGAGTGTGCTAGAAGCAGTCACCTTTAAGCAAACCTGTCAAAACTTAACTCAGGGAAACTCGTTACCCAAAAAAATTATTGTTGATTTTCACCAAACTACTTTTATGGATAGCAGTGGTTTAGGTGCGTTGGTCAGTAACTTAAAAACTGCCCAGGAGAAAAACATTGAATTTGTGCTGCAAAACGTGACACCGCAAGTCATGGCAGTGTTAAACCTGACAGGTTTGGATCAAGTGTTTCCCATTGAGTCAACCGAAGACACTCCGATATCCAGCAATCGGCAAGAACAACTACCAACAACCCACCCTTCCATTCGTTCATGGATGAAACGTCTGATAGATATTGTTGGCTCCATAGTTGGTTTATTAATTACCAGTATCTTATTTGTTCCGATTGCGATCGCCATCACCATTGATGATCCCGGTCCCATTCTCTTTGCTCAAACCCGTTGCGGTTGGATGGGCAAAAACTTCCGTATCTGGAAATTTCGCTCTATGTACCGAGATGCAGAAGCGCGCAAGGCTGAATTAGCAGCTAAGAACCAGGTGGAAGGGGCATTTTTTAAAATTGATAATGACCCACGTATCACCAAGATAGGCAGTTTTCTCCGTCGTACCAGTCTTGATGAGTTACCCCAATTTTGGAATGTACTGAAGGGAGAAATGAGTTTAGTGGGTACTAGACCTCCCACACCTGACGAAGTAGCACGTTATGAAGTCCCAGAATGGCAACGTTTAGATGTGAAACCTGGGATGACTGGAGAATGGCAGGTGAATGGACGTTCAAGTGTACGTAAATTCGAGGATGTAATTCGCCTTGATTTGCAGTATCAGAAAAATTGGAGCCTGGTATACGACTTAAAGTTAATTTTCAAAACCGTAGCCATTCTGTTCAATAAAAATAGTGGTGCGATGTAA